ACAGCGCGGGTAAAAACTCCACATGTTGTCGTTTACCTGTTCAAAATCAGGAAGTTCCCCTTTGATGATCTTTTTGCGTTTTTGGATGATCGGGTCGTGCCGCTCACGCCAGAGCGTCAGGCGGTCCATGGGGTAATTGACATAAAGTACCCGGTTGTGCTTTGAAAAGACTTGTGCCAGATTGATGGCATTGCTTCCGATGCGGCTGTCGAGTGCCGCCAGTCCGACCATGACAATGTCTCTGTTTTTAATCATAAAGCAGGCGTTTAATGATGATTATTGTAAACGGTTTTGTACAGTTCCAGTACTTTTTGGGCCATGTTTTTCCATGAAAATTTGGCCGATTGCCGGAAACCTTTTTCAATGAGAGTATTCCGGTAATTTTCATCCTGTAATATTTTTTCGATACCGGCTGTGATTTCTTCGGGTTTAAACGGATCGATGATATGGGCAGCACCTCCGGAAACTTCCGGCATGGATGATGTATTGGAAGTGATGACAGGAGCTCCGCACCGCATGGCTTCAAGCATAGGAATTCCAAAGCTTTCGCGCAGCGAGGGATAGAGAAATATCTGACACAGATTGTAAATGGCCGGCAGGTCGGTATTTACCACATAACCTGTCAGGATGATTCTGTTTATCAGGTCTTTATCTCCGATTTCGGTAAGCAGCTTGTCCAATTCTGTTTTTTCGTAATCCAGCATGACGAGATACATATCATCGCCGGTTTTTTTCAGATAATCAGAGAAAGCTTTCAGTGTTCCTTTGGTGTTCTTTTTAGGATCGGTGTTTCCAAGAAAGAAGAGAAAGCGGTCGGGGAGGTGATAGCGTTCTTTTACCCGTTGTAGCTCTTTTTCATCGTCAATTTTTCTGAAATGTTCGCTCACCCCGTTATAAATGGCTACCAGCCGGTCATCATTTTCCGGAAATCCGAAAAACTCGCGGATACGGTTTTTTTCGAATTCGGAAACGGTGATGATCTTGTCACTTTTTTTCATAACCCGGGGCACCACAAACCGGCGGTACATATTTCCGAATTTTTGATAAGCGGTTCCCCCTTTTTTGAAAAGGCTGATGCTTTCCATGTAAATGATGTCGTGCAGGGTGATAATCAGCGGCATACCAGGATTAATCGGAGCGGTGTTGCTGGTGCAATGCAGCAGGTCACAGCCTTCGGCTTTGGCGGCTTTCGGGAGGGCAAACTGTTCCCATGTAGGGTAAGGACCTCCATTGAGTTCTACGAACTTGAAGTTTTTGGTTGGTTCAAAGATTTGGTTGTCTTCATCCGGTTTGATGAAGATGACATATTCATTTTCGTGGTCCAGTTTCTGTAATTCTTTGATCAGTTCCAGGGCCACCATGTCCATTCCGTGTTTTCGTTTCCGGTAAAGCCGTTGTCCTTCGATGCCTATTTTCATTTTTTCTTGTTTTTAGGGTAAAAATACGGATGTTTTATCTGAAAAGCATTGTATGTATGTTTGGTATGTAAAAATTCCTTGTTACTTCCTCTCAGGTGTAAGAACGAGAAAAACATTAACGCAATACCTGCCGGTAAACGCGTCAGTGCCCACAAGGTACGAAAATTATAAAAATAAGGCGGAATGGAAAGAAGAAAAACCAAAACGGCAGTGATGAACAAACCGAATACCGGATAAAAGGTAGCTGCCGGTGCAGCAAAGAAGTAGATTACGGTAAGAACAAAAAGTAAACTGATGAGCATAATCCGGGGTAAAAGGATGAACTGCAGGGCTTTGTTGAAAAAATCAATATTTCCGTGGAGAAAAAGATCGCGCAGAGCCGGTAAAAAACTTTTCCCAAAATAGTGGACCTGTGCCGAGAGCCATCGCCGCCGTTGCTTGGTAAATACCTTGGCATTGGGAACTTTTTCATCGTACACATAGGCATCGGGGAGATATTCAATTTTGTGTCGCTTTTGTAATAATCGTACTTCCAGCTCTTTATCAAATCCGCCAACCACTTCTACCTTTTTCATCATCTTTTTAAAATAAAGATAATCAAAAGCCATTGCTGATCCAATCAGGGCTGAAGAGAGCCGTAAAACCCGGTGCCCTTTTCTGAAAATATGGTTGTTCATCTCTTCGCTGACGGCATCAAGAATAGCAAACGGGGTGTCCAGATTTTTGGCTACCCGGTGTCCCTGAACTGCGAGATATCCATCACAAAAAGCAGCGTTGATACGGGTCAAAAAATCTTTGGCCATGATGTTGTCGGCATCTAACACCACGGCAATGTCATAGTCATCAGAAGTTTGTGCCAGAGCGGCATTCAATGCCCGCGATTTGGTACTGCATTCCAGTTTGACTTCTACCACCTGTACGTCGATGGCTTTTAGCTTTTGGATGGTTTCCGGTAAAAATCCGTCGGCAATAATGACAACATCATAATTCTCAGTGCCATAGTCTTGCCGGAGAGCCTCTTTGGCCACATCCAAAATGACGGCATCTTCGCGATATCCCGGAATGAGTACCTGGATTTTTCGTTTTTTACGGACTGCTTTCTGATCCCGTTTTAACGGGAATAGCCCGGAAACGGCAAAAATAAAAAGGTAGATATCTGTAAATGCCAGATATACAAAGAAAAACATTTCGGTAATATGCCATATTTTGAGCATCATAGCATGGGATTTTCGTGGATCTCTTTGGAAAATAAATGGGTAATATGCCAGCCAATGGCGCGGTAATAAGCTAAAAATAACCGGATTTTTCCTTTGACCAGATAACTGAAAGCATTTTTGGGAATTGCCACAAAGAGTTGATAAAGCAGCGCTTTAAAATAGGTTTTTCCCTGCAGGTTTCGCCGCATAAAAACAATACGGTTGCGGTTCAGGTAATAAATTTTCAGTGCACTCAGCCGCCCTGTCGAAACCGACTCTTTATGCAGTACATAAGTACTTCCCACATAGTAAATTTTATAACCGGCCCGCAAAATTCTTTCACACCAGTCGGCTTCTTCGTAATACAAAAAGAAAATATAAGACATCAGCCCGATTTCTTTTACCACACGCATGGGAACCATCATGGCGGCACCGTGGGCGTAAGCGGTTTCGCGGTCTTCGTTGTATTGGCCGCGGTCTTTTTCGCGATATCCAATGGCTGTATTACGCATGGTGATCCGGTCGATGGGTGTATAGCCGGCATACTGAATGGTATCGGGCTGGTAGTAAAATTTGATCCGTGGACTCACTGCTCCGATTTCCGGATGATTTTCCAATTTGGCTACCAAAGGTTCCAGAAAACCGGGCGGAACTTCAATGTCGTTATTCAGCAACATGATGTATTCGCCGCGGGCCCGCATTAAGCCGTAATTATTGCCGGCCGCAAAACCGTAGTTAATAGGGTTTTGGATAAATACAATGTTAGGGAAACGTTGTTTGATTATGGCCGGATCATCTTCGGTGGAATGATTATCCACAACAATGACTTCCAGATTCGGGTAAGTGGTTTTGTTGAGGGATTCGAGCAGGGCACAGGTTACCTCGGCCTGATTGTAATTGACCGTAATGATGGAAACAAGCGGATATCGTCTCAACTTTTCCACCATAAAATTAATTGTGTTTTATTTCGCCCGGATGGGAATGTTCAGTGTGCAGGAATTTTTCGGTTGCTCCTTTTACTTTAAGCAAACTGATAAACATCAGCACAAATCCTTTGGGTAGCGAAAGCAGGGCTGTGAGGGTTCGTTTGTTATAAAACTTACGTGGAATGGCAAACAGTAAAGCCAATGCGGTAGCCACAAACAACCCCAGCCACCAGTAAAATCCCGGAACAAAAAATTCATGAACCGAAATCGGTGTGAAAAAATAAATAATCCCATAAAAGGCACTGAGTAAAAATAAGATACCGCTTAAAAGAATACGCGGGGGCTGAACCATCTGCAATACTTTGTCGAAATAATCGAAATTGCCTTTGGTGATCAGAGCAATAAAACCATCCAGAAAATGGCTCCGGAAATAATCAAGCTGAGCCGCTATCCAGCGACGGCGTTGATTGACAAAGTTATTGGATTCCTGTGTTTTTTCGTCATAAATAATAGCGTCGTGGACGTATTCGATGGTGTGGTTGTTTTTAATGATCTTCAATTCCACTTCTTTGTCTTCACCCACCGAATCCACGGTGGCCATGGTACTTTTAAAAAGGGCATAATCCAATCCCATGCCCGATCCGATAAGGGCAGAAGAGATTCCCAAAACCCGGTGTCCTTTTCTGAAAATATGGTTGTTGATTTCCTCGCTCAGGGCATCGAGTATGGCAAAGTCTGCATTTAGATTTTTGGCTGTGCGGTGCCCCTGAACTGCATCAAAACCGCGGTCAAAAGCTGCATTGATTTTTTTCAACACATCTTTTTCCATAATGTTATCGGCATCCAGCACAAAAGCAATGTCATAATCATCACCGATAATTTCCATGCATTTGTTCAATGCTTTCGATTTTTTACTCACTTCAAAAACGACTTCTACCACACGAATAGGTAGCTGGCGCAAAGCATCAAGCGTTTCTTTTTTAAAAGTATCTGCAATGACAATGACCTCAAATTTATCTTTTGGATAATCCTGTAAAGTGGCTTGTCGGGCTACATCCACAATAACCGCATCTTCTTTGTATCCCGGAATTAAAACGGCAAATTTTCTGATTCGGGAAACTTTTTCTTTTTGTTTTTGCCGGTAAAATAATCCGGCAACCGAATAGACAAAAATGTATAACGTAGCGAAAAAAAGATAGGCGAACAGGATGTATTCTAGAATTGTGAGAATGGTCTTCAATGTATTCATAAGCTAAGTGTCATTTTTTATTTCTTTTAAAACGGGCAATCCGTAAATGTTTCTGTAGTGAGTCATATGCCACCACATGGCTTTAAAACTGGCCCGGGCCAAATCGGCTCTTTTTTGTACGATATAATGCAGGATTTGTTTCGGTACGGCCACAAGGTTCAGGTAGAGCATGCTGAGTAATTTTGTGAAACCGCGATTGTTGCGCCGGGCATACAGGAGCCTTCCCCGTGTCAGGTAGAAAATCTGAAAAGGACTTTCCTTAACGGTAGAGATGGATTCTTTATGTAAAACAAGGGATTTTCCCTGATAATAAATTTTGTATCCGGCTTTTTTCATGTGCTCGGCCCAGTCGTGTTCTTCATAATAAAGGAAGAAAACTTCTGTCATCATGCCCACTTTTCGGATGGCATCCATGGAAACCAGCATCGCTGCTCCGAAAATAGAACCGGTTTCACAGGTGATATCGTATTGTCCGTGGTCTTTTTCTCCAAATCCAATGGCAAAATTACGGATGGTAATGGGATGAATGGGAGTGAATCCGGCAAACTGAAATGTGTTGGGGGTATGGAAATAATGAATTTTAGGGCTGACCATGGCCACTTCCGGATTTTGTTCCAAAACGTCTACCAACGGTTCTAAAAATCCGGGCGGGACTTCCGTGTCGTTATTGATGAATAATACATATTTTCCCTTACAATAGGGGAGAGCTGCATTGTTTCCACCAGCAAATCCCAGATT
The sequence above is drawn from the Candidatus Sulfidibacterium hydrothermale genome and encodes:
- a CDS encoding glycosyltransferase family 4 protein; its protein translation is MKIGIEGQRLYRKRKHGMDMVALELIKELQKLDHENEYVIFIKPDEDNQIFEPTKNFKFVELNGGPYPTWEQFALPKAAKAEGCDLLHCTSNTAPINPGMPLIITLHDIIYMESISLFKKGGTAYQKFGNMYRRFVVPRVMKKSDKIITVSEFEKNRIREFFGFPENDDRLVAIYNGVSEHFRKIDDEKELQRVKERYHLPDRFLFFLGNTDPKKNTKGTLKAFSDYLKKTGDDMYLVMLDYEKTELDKLLTEIGDKDLINRIILTGYVVNTDLPAIYNLCQIFLYPSLRESFGIPMLEAMRCGAPVITSNTSSMPEVSGGAAHIIDPFKPEEITAGIEKILQDENYRNTLIEKGFRQSAKFSWKNMAQKVLELYKTVYNNHH
- a CDS encoding glycosyltransferase: MMLKIWHITEMFFFVYLAFTDIYLFIFAVSGLFPLKRDQKAVRKKRKIQVLIPGYREDAVILDVAKEALRQDYGTENYDVVIIADGFLPETIQKLKAIDVQVVEVKLECSTKSRALNAALAQTSDDYDIAVVLDADNIMAKDFLTRINAAFCDGYLAVQGHRVAKNLDTPFAILDAVSEEMNNHIFRKGHRVLRLSSALIGSAMAFDYLYFKKMMKKVEVVGGFDKELEVRLLQKRHKIEYLPDAYVYDEKVPNAKVFTKQRRRWLSAQVHYFGKSFLPALRDLFLHGNIDFFNKALQFILLPRIMLISLLFVLTVIYFFAAPAATFYPVFGLFITAVLVFLLSIPPYFYNFRTLWALTRLPAGIALMFFSFLHLRGSNKEFLHTKHTYNAFQIKHPYFYPKNKKK
- a CDS encoding glycosyltransferase family 2 protein → MVEKLRRYPLVSIITVNYNQAEVTCALLESLNKTTYPNLEVIVVDNHSTEDDPAIIKQRFPNIVFIQNPINYGFAAGNNYGLMRARGEYIMLLNNDIEVPPGFLEPLVAKLENHPEIGAVSPRIKFYYQPDTIQYAGYTPIDRITMRNTAIGYREKDRGQYNEDRETAYAHGAAMMVPMRVVKEIGLMSYIFFLYYEEADWCERILRAGYKIYYVGSTYVLHKESVSTGRLSALKIYYLNRNRIVFMRRNLQGKTYFKALLYQLFVAIPKNAFSYLVKGKIRLFLAYYRAIGWHITHLFSKEIHENPML
- a CDS encoding glycosyltransferase, with protein sequence MNTLKTILTILEYILFAYLFFATLYIFVYSVAGLFYRQKQKEKVSRIRKFAVLIPGYKEDAVIVDVARQATLQDYPKDKFEVIVIADTFKKETLDALRQLPIRVVEVVFEVSKKSKALNKCMEIIGDDYDIAFVLDADNIMEKDVLKKINAAFDRGFDAVQGHRTAKNLNADFAILDALSEEINNHIFRKGHRVLGISSALIGSGMGLDYALFKSTMATVDSVGEDKEVELKIIKNNHTIEYVHDAIIYDEKTQESNNFVNQRRRWIAAQLDYFRSHFLDGFIALITKGNFDYFDKVLQMVQPPRILLSGILFLLSAFYGIIYFFTPISVHEFFVPGFYWWLGLFVATALALLFAIPRKFYNKRTLTALLSLPKGFVLMFISLLKVKGATEKFLHTEHSHPGEIKHN
- a CDS encoding glycosyltransferase family 2 protein, with the protein product MIQTKNIRPLVSVVTVNYNQSAVTCEFLDSFRKITYPATEVFVVDNASPNDHPEIIKEKFPEIHFIQTEKNLGFAGGNNAALPYCKGKYVLFINNDTEVPPGFLEPLVDVLEQNPEVAMVSPKIHYFHTPNTFQFAGFTPIHPITIRNFAIGFGEKDHGQYDITCETGSIFGAAMLVSMDAIRKVGMMTEVFFLYYEEHDWAEHMKKAGYKIYYQGKSLVLHKESISTVKESPFQIFYLTRGRLLYARRNNRGFTKLLSMLYLNLVAVPKQILHYIVQKRADLARASFKAMWWHMTHYRNIYGLPVLKEIKNDT